Within the Pangasianodon hypophthalmus isolate fPanHyp1 chromosome 19, fPanHyp1.pri, whole genome shotgun sequence genome, the region ACTCTACATCTgggcaggaaaaaaataatactatCGTTTCTTCAAAATTTTACCATGCTCAGAAAATTACTTGGCAAACTGCTTGTTAAAATCAGCATTATTTTAAACTCAGGGAATCACATGCACCACCATGAAATCcaccctctctcactctctttgaTCTGTCTTTAGTCTCTAATCTCTTATCTAAGCTAGTCCATAGCTAGTGCTGAGGATGACGTGGCACTAAATGCAAAGGAGCTGTGCTGCGTTGGGTGGCATTTGTCAGCGTACCCATGTGTGTATGAAGAAAATCTGTGTTACTGAAACTTTCGTAAAACCtggcagtgttttttgtttggttcAGTTTaagcaaatatttacacatgaCTTTACTAAAAGGCCCAATTATTTAGTGTCTGTGAGTTAgggaagaggtgtgtgtgtgtgtgtctgtgtgtctgatgtTCTTACTccagtttctccagtgtacagtgtggattctccagtccagcagagagcagcgtcactcctgaatcctgcagtttattgtaactcaggtccagttctctcagactggagaaGTTTGAGCTGAGAGCTGAGGACAGacctctacagctttcctctgtcagattacacacacacagcctgaaagagaaatgatgaaatttcagaacactgatctcacacacacacacacacacacacacaaacacacagccataatacactTACTCTTTaccatgtaacagaaatgtgagtgtgtttctctcacacacagaaatcagaggacaggaagccacatcagcacatttacaggagcagcgacgtctttctgcactccacaatctctcagctacaatttattataacacCATTAgctcatgtacataacacacacgtgagagagagcagcctacaaacactacgctctgatgtgcgttcacgtctctacagacactacgctctgatgtgcgttcacgtctctacagacactacgctctgatgtgcgttcacgtctctacagacactacactctgatgTGCGTTCACATTTGTACAACCAAAgctgcagatatagtgcatttttattaaagaaaataaagaattacataactataaatgcctcttcaacttgaaatttcaactcatCGACTTAGGGTAGCCTTCTACCAATTCCTTCACCATGTAGGAATGATgtcaaaaccaaaaccaaaaatgccccttttctactttttaaattagtttacagCAGTATTGACtgtagatcagttaatatacagacgcagtacttggttaaatctataacactgatcatacttatcactgttttgagaaggtaatcatcaacattagagttgtcactgttagccagctagcttgttgctaacgcTACTCACTATTGTACgctgtttgtttaaaaatgattagaGTACCCATTAACAAGTATTaattcaaacagtgcaattcattgttacattaaaataacaaaacatgcagtaatacatttataaataaaaatactcactcagcttttctggaggttttgaccactggcagcagcctcagaagacattcaTCTGATGGATCATATTTACGCAAATTAAACTCATCCAGCAgctgttctgagttcagtatcacaaacacaaaagctgaccactgagcaggagagaggcTGGTTCCACTGAGACTACAATAATATTCTCTGTTCAGGTAagtttgtacttcctgcactagagaacgatcattcagttcattcagacagtggaacagattgatggatttctctggagatggattctccctgatcttctccttgatgtacttcactgtttcctgtttgttgtgagagctgcttcctgtctgtggcattaagcctTGGAGGAGAGCCTGATTGGACTCCAgggagagacccagaaggaagcggaggaacaggtccaggtgtccattcttactctgtaaggccttgtccactgcactcctgaggaaatcagacatgtgtGACTTGctgaaaagatcagacagatcagtggTTTGTTCTGTCACACTTCTGCTGATGAAGGACAGAAATGCATATAAAGAAGCCAGAAattcctgaacactcagatgtacaaagctgaacaccttccccaggtgaagcccaaactcctctctgaagatctgggtacacactcctgagtacactgacacttctctgacatcaataccacactctctcaggtcttcctcatagaagatcaggtttcctttctccagctgttggaaagccagttttcccagtgccaggatactctctctggtctgctgaggatcagggtcacatttctgatggtacttttggtccttgtgtttgatctgaaagatcaggaagtgtgtgaacatttgggtcagagtcttggggatctctccactctctgcttcacccaacattctctctagaacagtggctgagatccagcagaagactgggatgtggcacatgatgtagaggcttcttgatgacttcatgtgtgtgacgattttattggccagcttctgatcactgatcctcttcctgaagtactcctctttctgaggatcaatGAACCCTCGTGCCTCTGTTACCAGGTCTACActctcaggagggatctgattgactgctcctggtcgagaggttatccagaggagagcagagggaagcagattccccttgatgaggtttgtcagcagcacatccactgaggctgactctgtcacattaCACAgtctctcattgttctggaaatttagaggaagtcgacactcatccaggcCATCAAAGATGAACATCACTTTGTAGGACTTGCAGTCTATTAATtctagttttctcatttctgggaaaaagtaatgaagaagattcatcagactgagagttttctgcttcatcaggttcagctctctaaagggaagtggaaacatgaaggtgacgtcctgatttgcttttccttcagcccagtccagaatgaacttctgcacagagactgtttttccaattccagcaactcctttagtcagcacagttctgatggacttgtctttaaagaggtcattacatttgatgggtgtctcctgtgttgctggtctcctggacgctgtctcaatctgtctcacctcatgttcattattgacgtctccactccaaccctctgtgatgtagagctccgtgtagatctcattcagaagtgctgagcttccaggttgtgagattccttcattaattcttttacatttctctctcaaATTGGATTTTAATGTTTGCTGGTGCAGttctaataaacaaagtaataaaaaaagaataagcccttttaagcaaagtaaaaaatattatttaaaacgTGTTTTTAGTTATCTTTTGTTACAGATAAACAGCAAAGCATGAACTACTTTTTCCTGAAAATATCAGAAgtcttaaatttacagctttacccctgactgacactggagactccttccataaatgctcaATAAAAATTTCCttaaagaaaatttcaccacatcaatgattacatgttttattttaatctgtttatgtggaatgtccactgttgaagtccctgtgaatgagctgttactatagaaatgataatgtattagaaagagagcattaatataaacctgtgatttatagctgcactactgtctgagtggctgttatagaaaattaatcaacaccttctgaccaatcacaacccAGAATTTCACAGCACGGTGGTTATAAGTGTAAGTATGGACCAGTGTCAGGACTAGAGCAGGATACAAACCCAGGATCTCTAGGTATAGGTCTAATGCTCTACTGATGGAGCTAAACACAGATGAGAAGACCCAAAAGCAGAGGCTGGTATAGGAGTACGTTGAGTGGTTTAATTGGGGAAgagcaaaaaaatgacaaggaaTGACAGCAGGGTGACTTGtagcaaaaggcaaaaaatccaaaagggaaaaaaagggaaaaaaacaggcaagcAAAAAACCTCAAACAATGCAATGCTcagaagacataaaaaaaaaccaaaacaaaaaaaacacaaaagctagGGCAAAAATTCcccaaaagaaacaaaacaaagatcCAAGGCAGGATTTTATCAGTCACAGTCCATAAAAAAAGAACTAGCAAAGTAGacataaacaacaaaaagcagAAGAGCAGGGCACAGACTTACACAAGGCTAAAACCAAGGCAAAGCCTGAGCAAAGACTCTAACAAACAGGGCAACTTAAGTACACAGGAAAATGAGACacagctgaaacacattaactaGTCTGGCGCTCTAATAGAAGGTCCTCAGGGTCGCCATCAGGTGGCCAAAAGGCAGAATACAGTCTGAAACCTGACAGACCAGTAGTAAAGTCAAGGCCAAGAGCTCTTACTGTcgtgcagtgtgttagcgagatctgtgtggttcatgttcttcaggacgtgcagtgtgatcttcagtgctccctctctgacactctgcagatcctcctcatcctccacctccctctcagtgcatgctgggtaatctggactcaggcgcttcctaaacctcttcagctcattctttatcagtgtgatgactttgtgttccagctcctggttagaaacacacagtaagATATCtacatattaaaacattacacaGTGAGAGAcgcttttattttatgaaaagaaaaaagtctctGTCTATTACCACAGTTACAACTGAAATTCTGTCTGAATATAATTACATAAGCTTCATAATATTAagatatacacataaaatagaAAACGGTAAATTGCTATTATCCTTAAAAACTGCAATTTACAAGTTACACACGTTAAAAAgacacacaccttgaatatggaaTCCAACTGATTTCTCTTTGATTTCTTCCTTTGTGgtctatgaacaaacaaaccACATCATGCAATAAGGATTATATGTACTCATAGTTACACAGGACACatttacacagacacagatatttAACACTATCGTCTTAACACGATACATTGAGTTCAGGGTTTATTAACTAGCAATAACATATTTAGAAACAAATGatttaacaaactaataaaAGTTCTTCTGTAGCACCACATAGCCTCGAGctcagggactgcaggctgaactgaactcttaaaacagttttcctcactgccagtccgagagctacagcactgcacagtttagtgttttactgcttcagcacctgataaagctcatgTAGAGCTTCATAATGAGACGAGTGAGATCGATCAAGtggaacactgctgtaaaacacctCGCTATACTGACCTCTTAACAGCAGAACTGTCTCCGTCTCGGAACTCAAATGGACGATCCATTGACTcttcactcttcatggacacacagctgggttttggggagtctgatctctttctcttcatcattCTAGAACAGATATAATTAGATCCAAAAAGTTAAGAGTAATATCCATGCATATCCatgataaaataatgtaattgtaTATGGATGATTGTATAATCACTTTGAATAAGCGTTAAACAAAACCACTTCCAAACCTAGTGAGCAGCAAatcacataaaataataatgaaattaataaagcCAAGCAaaatctgtggaaaaaaaatgcggTTAAATGTGCAacagtcttttttatttatgtaatttacaaataatctgaaagggttagggttagggtgcagaacataattttttttttaatcatttaaggcatgGCCTCAGCACAATGTCAGGTGGCAGAGACGATGTTAAGAGTTTTATTTCTACAACAGGCAAACAAAGCCAAAACATAAGGCATGGTAGCATTCAGGTGATGTGCAAACAGAGTAACCAGGGCCAAAGAAAAAGGAATAAACCAATAAACCAGAGCAAAAATCATAACCAGAAAACACTAAAGCAAGCTAATAAGGATAAGTATCACAGGTATTAGACACAGAGCATATACTTCACAATGCGGTGGAATGAATTTCCTTATGTATTGCTGGCAGTGATTGTGTGAATGAGTCCAGGTGTGTTCAATCAGTAGGAAGGCGAACGTGAACATGATAGAGTTCATGATGGCTGTTGGATGTTGTAGCCTtcggcggccatgtttgtaggctgctctaggttctgggagttgtagtcagcggccatgtttgtaggctgttCTGTGTGACGCAACGCTGATTCCAGCATTGACGTGGTCTACTGTACTAGTGTGTTATGAGGTTGGAAAACTGAGAGGAAAGAATCATGCCTGAAGCCTATAAGCTCCCAGTGTAGCCAGACAATTCTtgtttaagcaaaaaaaaactttcagtgctttatagataattggactatctttgagggtaaggctggcctgttagggcgggacggtgtccatcccactcgggaaggtgctgctctcatttcttgcagcatagcacctagtctcagaacaggcctagttaatcggtgacaatccagggccaaggccagggagcagacaagcaggctaaaccgaccgtctgctagctgcactgagtcgtcacttaggttccaccgtattgagactgtgtctgttccccgagctaaacaaaattatagacatactcagacagtttgttttagtaatctaattaacataaaattaaatcaaaccgaatgcatagccagcaccgttgatctgaagctaggactgttgaatattagatctcttacgtctaaagcgcttattgttaatgaaaccattactgatcagcagtttgatgtactgtgtttaacagaaacgtggattaaaccaaacgagtttgtagcattaaatgaagctagtcctcccgggtacagttacatacatcagccccgtctaactggcagaggaggaagcatcgcagtcatttataatgataatctagccgtcacacaaaaacctagtcataaattcaacgcatttgaagttctttattctaacataacatacgtagccactaaaaataagtctacccaggtgattccagtaattattatttacagacccccagggccatattcggaattcctatgcgaatttgcggatttcatctctaacctggttgtttctttagacaaggcattaattgttggagactttaatattcattttgataatccagaagatcctctgagaacagcagttgtgtccattctagattctgtaggggttaatcagaatgtaataggacccacccatagtggtggtcacactcttgatttaatactaacattcggattaaatatagaaaatatagtctcatgtccacagtctgaagctatctcagatcattacctcatctcatttaaaatgtgtattaatcataatatatgcaccttaccacttcactgtgtcaaacgtacgttcacgtcaacaactgcacagagttttatcagtaatctcccagatttatcaaccatgattggatcaccgtctgatcccgaagaacttgaccaggcaactgaatgtttagaatcaactcgctagataatgtagctcgacttaaaagaaaaataattagggagaaaaagctagcaccctggtatagcgatcacatacaaactttaaaacagaccactcgaaaactaaaacgtaaatggcgtcaaactaa harbors:
- the LOC113524822 gene encoding NACHT, LRR and PYD domains-containing protein 12-like, which produces MMEGKRSDSPKPSCVSMKSEESMDRPFEFRDGDSSAVKRMMKRKRSDSPKPSCVSMKSEESMDRPFEFRDGDSSAVKRPQRKKSKRNQLDSIFKELEHKVITLIKNELKRFRKRLSPDYPACTEREVEDEEDLQSVREGALKITLHVLKNMNHTDLANTLHDKLHQQTLKSNLREKCKRINEGISQPGSSALLNEIYTELYITEGWSGDVNNEHEVRQIETASRRPATQETPIKCNDLFKDKSIRTVLTKGVAGIGKTVSVQKFILDWAEGKANQDVTFMFPLPFRELNLMKQKTLSLMNLLHYFFPEMRKLELIDCKSYKVMFIFDGLDECRLPLNFQNNERLCNVTESASVDVLLTNLIKGNLLPSALLWITSRPGAVNQIPPESVDLVTEARGFIDPQKEEYFRKRISDQKLANKIVTHMKSSRSLYIMCHIPVFCWISATVLERMLGEAESGEIPKTLTQMFTHFLIFQIKHKDQKYHQKCDPDPQQTRESILALGKLAFQQLEKGNLIFYEEDLRECGIDVREVSVYSGVCTQIFREEFGLHLGKVFSFVHLSVQEFLASLYAFLSFISRSVTEQTTDLSDLFSKSHMSDFLRSAVDKALQSKNGHLDLFLRFLLGLSLESNQALLQGLMPQTGSSSHNKQETVKYIKEKIRENPSPEKSINLFHCLNELNDRSLVQEVQTYLNREYYCSLSGTSLSPAQWSAFVFVILNSEQLLDEFNLRKYDPSDECLLRLLPVVKTSRKAELCVCNLTEESCRGLSSALSSNFSSLRELDLSYNKLQDSGVTLLSAGLENPHCTLEKLELRGCDLTEESCRVLSSVLSSNSSSLRKLDLSYNKLQDSGVKLLSAGLENPHCTLEILRLSGCNLTEESCRVLSSVLTSNSSSLRELNLCDNNLQDSGVKLLSAGLENPHCTLEILRLSSCRITVEGCVALASALRSNSSHLRELSLYGNKTGESGLKLLSDLLENPHSKLDKLRF